A window of Paenibacillus sp. 19GGS1-52 contains these coding sequences:
- a CDS encoding WYL domain-containing protein has product MTDRLIRMMRIITLVQAKPGILARELAERCGNSERTIYRDMDALSAMHIPITHLGHGKGYAFIGNFALYPLDWSEEESNAFSQLLNIMKDIKPLLPMDFESAYEKVLATEYKHKAEREEKMESAKREAVTIWPERSNSQVEQPPFLTAILAALLKQKSIQVDYSENAYEEKGIKIDPYCLVPLENRYHLIGFCHRVGDIRTFHINDFSSVKPLNRWFSKQQFDLQAFMKQKWSLDRDSLQVEFKVRFSERMMDRIKDEEMDIKPNKVDRQARHIHFKVAIDQDIGFVRWVMRFEEEAEIIEPSYYREALRNQLEKWLMLYK; this is encoded by the coding sequence ATGACAGATCGATTAATCCGAATGATGCGCATCATTACGCTAGTTCAAGCCAAACCAGGAATATTGGCGCGTGAATTAGCAGAACGCTGCGGCAACAGTGAGCGAACGATATACCGGGATATGGATGCACTTAGCGCGATGCATATCCCCATTACCCATCTAGGACACGGAAAGGGGTACGCTTTTATTGGGAATTTTGCACTTTATCCCTTGGACTGGTCAGAAGAAGAGTCCAATGCATTTTCACAACTTCTCAACATTATGAAAGATATCAAACCTTTATTGCCTATGGATTTTGAGAGCGCTTATGAAAAAGTATTGGCGACCGAATACAAACATAAGGCTGAACGGGAAGAAAAGATGGAGAGTGCTAAAAGAGAAGCAGTGACGATCTGGCCAGAAAGAAGCAACTCCCAGGTAGAGCAGCCACCCTTTCTGACTGCTATTCTGGCAGCGCTGCTGAAACAGAAGAGTATTCAGGTGGATTATAGTGAAAATGCTTATGAAGAGAAAGGGATTAAGATTGACCCGTATTGTCTGGTTCCATTGGAAAATCGGTATCATCTCATCGGCTTTTGTCATCGTGTCGGCGATATTCGAACGTTTCATATTAACGATTTTTCGAGTGTGAAGCCCTTGAATCGCTGGTTTTCCAAGCAGCAGTTTGATTTGCAGGCTTTTATGAAGCAGAAATGGTCTTTGGATCGGGATAGCCTACAGGTAGAGTTCAAAGTCAGGTTTTCCGAACGAATGATGGATAGAATTAAGGATGAGGAAATGGACATCAAACCGAATAAGGTGGATCGTCAGGCGAGGCATATCCATTTTAAGGTAGCTATTGATCAGGATATAGGATTTGTCCGCTGGGTTATGAGATTTGAAGAGGAAGCAGAGATCATCGAGCCTTCGTATTACAGGGAAGCGTTAAGGAACCAATTGGAGAAATGGCTTATGTTATATAAATAA
- a CDS encoding M50 family metallopeptidase, whose protein sequence is MNKWLKTILFLAGSALLTRFIPFSSLFRNLDTMIHEFGHALVTLLLSGKVLRIELYANHSGVTYSAIQAGGKAILVSLAGYPLASLFSLLLFYLYAKGRHQWGLVLATGVALIMLLLYVRGGFGVLWLSGFIVLNVAMLVFWKKVSKYYYLLLAFLTLEESVTGTLYLLSLSIISPDRAGDASNLARLTPLPAVVWTLLFFGLSLLCAKWALGFFFKDAKGEVSKVNS, encoded by the coding sequence ATGAATAAATGGCTCAAAACCATATTATTTCTGGCCGGCTCAGCGCTTTTGACGAGATTTATTCCTTTTTCGTCCTTGTTTCGCAATCTGGATACGATGATTCATGAATTTGGTCATGCGCTGGTTACCTTGCTGCTTTCGGGTAAAGTTCTGCGCATAGAGCTGTACGCTAATCATAGCGGTGTGACGTATTCTGCGATTCAAGCTGGAGGAAAGGCGATATTAGTATCATTAGCTGGATATCCACTAGCTTCATTATTTTCACTGTTGCTATTCTATTTATATGCCAAAGGTCGACACCAATGGGGACTGGTACTGGCCACCGGAGTGGCGTTAATTATGCTGCTGTTATATGTGCGTGGTGGCTTCGGTGTTCTTTGGTTAAGTGGTTTTATTGTACTGAATGTTGCGATGCTGGTCTTCTGGAAAAAGGTTAGCAAATACTATTACCTCTTGCTGGCCTTTCTGACACTGGAAGAGTCTGTAACAGGAACTCTGTATTTGCTGTCTTTGTCGATAATATCACCAGATCGTGCTGGAGATGCTAGTAATCTTGCGAGACTTACACCGCTGCCAGCCGTAGTATGGACCCTATTGTTTTTCGGACTCTCTTTGTTATGCGCCAAGTGGGCACTGGGGTTCTTCTTCAAAGATGCTAAGGGCGAGGTCAGCAAAGTTAACAGCTAA